One segment of Theobroma cacao cultivar B97-61/B2 chromosome 9, Criollo_cocoa_genome_V2, whole genome shotgun sequence DNA contains the following:
- the LOC18589307 gene encoding auxin-responsive protein IAA33 — MNSFESQRQDSLKRRLQDRRFPNINTTGFVGAVAAAPIPSHHSSAPFLPNPNNGTKVQSFPGLDDDDLVSSVVPPVTVVLEGRSICQRISLHKHASYHSLAKALRQMFVEGNDDGPTSENELDLSNAVPGHLVAYEDMENDLLLAGDLNWKDFVRVAKRIRILPAKGNSRKIRGGA, encoded by the exons atGAACAGCTTTGAATCTCAAAGACAAGACTCCTTGAAAAGGAGATTGCAAGACAGAAGATTTCCCAACATCAACACCACCGGATTTGTTGGTGCCGTTGCAGCTGCTCCAATCCCATCTCATCACTCTTCTGCACCCTTCCTGCCTAACCCTAACAACGGTACCAAAGTCCAGAGTTTCCCTGGTCTTGACGATGATGATCTCGTTTCCAGCGTCGTCCCGCCAGTGACCGTGGTGCTCGAAGGCCGTTCGATCTGTCAGCGCATCAGTCTCCATAAGCATGCAAGCTACCATAGCCTTGCAAAGGCTCTCAGGCAAATGTTTGTGGAGGGCAACGACGATGGACCCACCTCGGAGAATGAACTTGATCTTTCCAACGCTGTTCCTGGTCACCTCGTTGCCTATGAAGACATGGAAAACGATCTTCTTCTTGCTGGAGACCTCAACTGGAA GGATTTTGTACGTGTGGCTAAGAGAATTCGGATACTGCCAGCGAAGGGGAATTCAAGGAAGATTAGAGGAGGGGCATAG
- the LOC18589305 gene encoding probable small nuclear ribonucleoprotein F, with the protein MATIPVNPKPFLNNLTGKTVIVKLKWGMEYKGFLASVDSYMNLQLGNAEEYVDGQFTGNLGEILIRCNNVLYLRGVPEDEDIEDADRD; encoded by the exons ATGGCT ACAATTCCCGTTAACCCGAAACCTTTCTTGAACAATTTGACTGGAAAGACTGTTATAGTGAAGCTCAAGTGGGGAATGGAATACAAAG GTTTTCTCGCCTCAGTTGATTCTTACATGAACTTGCAG CTTGGCAATGCTGAAGAGTATGTCGATGGGCAATTCACTGGAAATCTGGGGGAGATTTTGATCAG ATGTAATAATGTTCTCTATCTTCGTGGGGTACCAGAAGATGAAGATATAGAAGATGCTGATAGGGACTAG